Proteins from a single region of Cryomorphaceae bacterium:
- a CDS encoding DUF3050 domain-containing protein encodes MNTQIEKIQKKIEPLRQEIVNHQVYSAITDIEDLKIFMQYHVYAVWDFMSLLKALQNSLTCTSVPWFPKGSADTRQLINEIVVGEESDLDLNGDRKSHFEMYLDAMQQCGADTSPIEQFIAELKKSGDFGAAHAVSGTPEEARDFVDFTFKVIGSNKDHLQSAVFTFGREDLIPGMFLSIINDMHEKLPNNISMFKYYLERHIEVDGDHHSHLALQMTANLCGTDDQLWYQAEQAAVDALTRRINLWNGAHRQIVNRTAAARV; translated from the coding sequence ATGAACACGCAGATAGAAAAAATCCAAAAGAAGATTGAGCCCTTGAGGCAAGAGATTGTGAACCATCAAGTGTATTCGGCCATCACAGACATTGAGGACCTTAAAATTTTTATGCAGTACCACGTGTATGCAGTATGGGATTTTATGTCTTTGCTCAAGGCCCTTCAAAACAGCTTGACCTGCACATCTGTTCCTTGGTTTCCAAAGGGTTCGGCCGACACCAGGCAACTCATCAATGAAATAGTGGTTGGTGAAGAGTCGGACCTCGACTTGAATGGCGACCGGAAGAGCCATTTTGAAATGTACCTGGATGCCATGCAACAGTGTGGAGCAGATACGTCTCCAATAGAACAATTTATCGCTGAGTTAAAAAAATCCGGCGATTTTGGTGCGGCGCATGCTGTTTCCGGAACACCCGAAGAAGCCCGCGATTTTGTTGACTTCACCTTCAAAGTGATCGGAAGTAACAAAGATCATTTACAATCGGCAGTCTTTACTTTTGGCCGTGAAGACCTGATACCGGGAATGTTCCTTTCAATCATCAACGACATGCATGAAAAGTTGCCGAACAACATTTCGATGTTCAAATACTATCTCGAAAGGCACATAGAGGTTGACGGCGACCATCACAGCCACCTGGCCCTGCAAATGACAGCAAACCTGTGCGGAACAGACGATCAATTGTGGTACCAAGCGGAGCAAGCCGCTGTTGATGCATTAACCAGGCGTATAAACCTCTGGAATGGAGCTCACAGACAAATAGTAAACAGAACAGCCGCCGCCAGGGTCTGA